CCTCATTCGTTGGTGATTACATCTTCAAGTCGAGTTAAAGTGTAGCCAAATGGAAACCATAAGCTAGAATGAAAATGTGGCAACAAGGAAAtcaaaagattaaaaaaatacAAGAAGTTCAATTATTACGTACGTTGATTTTGATTAAGCTGATTGGAGGGCAACAACACACTTGGTCTCAAAAATCAAAAGCCAACAATTAATCATGTGggtaaatttttaaattttttgttatATTTGTTTATAATGAAATATCATTCGCCTTTTTTACCCTCTAAAAATAATTTCACATTTGACAaaattataactttattttcctAATATTAAGAATTTATACATTAACTGAAATTTTGATTGTTAAATCTTTGTTTATTTCAACTATGTAGAAACTCCTATTATTTAAGAATTTAAAATCGATTAAAATTTTACTTATATAAATCCCTTCCTTATTTTTATTGTGTGAAAGAATTAGTACTAATGgaagatatatacatataataaattCGCATGCCAAATCTGCTAGGTTTTGTATGGTGTCGCgcgcgcatatatatatatatatatatatatatatatatatatatcaacaagATAATACTCCAAATTCTATATTATGTATCTTTCGTATATTTAGATTAGTTTTTcacaccatatttttttttttatgcgacAGTTGTATATTCCGAGAACCTTTCTTAGAGATTCCTTTGGCATGCCCTTTCTATTACCTCTTAAACATGTAAACTTTTGATTTATTTGCCTCTAATTTGTAGTGCATCCTAATTTAGTAGAGCTTTTAGTTGATATTTATTGTTGTGGTGTGATTTGCATCTTTTACCACTGAAGTGTAAATTAAAATTGCACGAAAATTAAATACCTTAACTCTGAGCAGTTaacatttttaaatttttatataatAGTTATATTTAATCTACAGTAGGAGCCTTGTATTTCATTTTTCTttgtagaaataaaaaaaaagtattttgttTAACGTATTAGCTACTTTTCGacaattttttcttcttttatatattatgtATTGATTGACGCGATGTACACGTACAATGTATGTACGATAAAAGTTAATAAAATCCTATAAATTGGAAACAACGTGAATTGAAAACTGCAGATTAATCTAGATCTCAAAGGAATTACAAAATCAAAGTCATaaatattaggaaaataattaaatgactattcataaataataattaaatgaatATTCCTAAATATTaggaatataattaaataatgaCCCCTTAAATAACTATttctaaatattaaaaaataataattagatAACTATTTTATCCTGTAGAATGCATTGTTAATTCTATTTACTGACAAATTAGTAATGAATTATAAAAAAAGAATGTTAGCTGCGAGCCTGCGAGCAATTTAGCAATGGATTAACAACGGAGTTCCTAGCTAAtaacctgtttggccaagcttattttttccccaaaagtacttattttttcaataagtgcttatttgaaaaaaagtgaggtgtttggccaagcttttgggagaaaataagtgcttctggggagtagcagaaacagtttttcagaagctaaaaaaaactgTTTTTGCCTAAAAGcacttttgataaaaaaaatacaaatagaaacactttgtaaaagcttggccaaacactaattgctgttcaaaagtatttttttaattaattggccaaacacaaactgtttttcgccaaaagtgtttttttgaaaagtacttttaaaaaaaaatacttttttaaaataagctgattttagaagcttggccaaacatgctATAAGTCCAATCTCTTTTTCATGTTTTTGTCAAATGAGGCATGCATCCCCTTTGATCAAGCGCATAAACACTAATAAtgttagattatgtaattatttagtcaaatatgttttgtaatcttctattttaggatagcatctgttagaattatttagtcaaattagttcctaatttgtagcctacaattaggTTGTAAATCAGGTATATCAACCGATTCAAGGGAACAGAATAATCAAGGAAAACATtctcttacatggtatcagactaggttctcctaaaaaccctagcatCCTAAAACCCTAGCGCTTGGCCACCGACCTCCCCTTGGCcgcctaccccccccccccccccccccccactctcTTTTCGTTTTCCTCTTCTTCGGCTATTCCCGCTCCTCTTTTCCATGGCTGACACCTCCAAGTTGCATCCTGCGACTACTGTCACCAATATCAAATCATGCATCCCTATTGTGCTTGACTATGAAGGAAGCCAATACAATAAATGGGCTACCCTCTTCAAGCTCCGTTGTCGTGCAAACTTGGTCATTAACCACATCCTACCTCCTGCCTCCCCCACCGTGCCACCACCGGCAACTGCAGCCAAAATAATTGCTGCTAAGGCCCTATAGGAGCGGCTGGATGACATTGTTTGGTAATGGATATATGGTACGATATCGAATGATCTTCTCAACACGATCATTCATTAAGAGGACACCGCAGCCGAAGCTTGGGACCGTCTTGTTCATCTCTTTCAGGACAACAAATCGGCTAGGGCTCTTGCTCTTGATGCAAAATTCACCAACACAAAATTGGTGGATTTTCCGAATGTGAAAGCATACTGTACCAGGCTGAAAGTTCTTGCAGACAATCTCGCCAACGTCGGTCACAAAGTTTCCAACGAACGACTTGTGCTTCGTCTTCTGCGAGGATTGTCGGAGGAATATAAGACATTTCGCACGACGGTGCAGCACCGTACTCCTCTCCCATCTTTTGATGTTTTCCGGTCGATGCTTGAGCTTGAGGAGGATAGCCATGCCGAGGACGTCATTCACGACTTCGACTCGAATGCTGCTCTTGTTTCCCACAATGTTACTCCTCAGAATTTCTCAGGAAATGGATAGCCTACTAACTCTGCAAATAATTTCAACAATTGTGGAAATTCGCAGAATCGTGGAAAGAAAAATAACTGCGGTCGCAGCGGCGGCAACCGTAACAACCACGGTGGCAGCGGCAATGGACAAAGCAGCGGCGGGGGCAGCCGCACCAATGCACAAGCATACCAGCCCGTCGTGGCACAGAAGCAGGGACCCGCTGTCCCGTCGTGGTATTTTCCTCCGTGGGCAGCGTGGGGGCAACAGCCGTGGGCCACTCCACCGTGCTCGTACCCCACGGCTGGGTGGCAGCTGCCCCGCGGCTGGCAGCAGTCGCGTCCTGCTCCTTCGCAGTAGGGAGTTCTTGGTCCTCGTCCTCCACAATCGTTCTACTCGTCAGCCTCGTCATCACATGGTGGGTATGCGCCCACAGATATTGATCAAGCTATGCACACAATGTCGTTGAATCCGCCCGATAACAAGAATTAGTATATGGACACCGGAGCCACATCTCATATGACCAACtcccaaggtactctctcgtcttattgtcaattgagcaaaaataatagcattgttgttggtaatggtaacatgATTCCAATTCGtggctatggtcatacatcccttcAACAAAATCCCTCTTTAAAACTGAAAAATGTCCTACATGcacctaaactcatcaaaaaTCTTATTTCCGTTCGCAAATTTACTATCGATAatatggtttctgttgaatttgatccttttggtTTTTATGTGAAGGATTTATGGACGGGGAGCAAACTCATGAGATGTGAGAATTcgggtgatctttatccattcttcAAAAACTTTCGAGCCATCTCGTCTTCCGCACCATCTGCTTTTAGTGTCATCTCTCCTCATATATGGCACTCCCATTTAGGTCATCCGGGGGATGTTATTCTTAGTTATTTATgtagtagtaatttgattgaatgTAATAAGGCTCGAAACAATGTTTGTCATTCTTGCCCTCTAgggaaattaattaaattgtctttttatgactctctttcaactactactatgccctttgacattgttcacagtgatttatggacttcacctATTCTTAGCTCTTCATGTCACAGATATTATATTTTATATCTTGACAATTacactaattttctttggacttttcccatcaaaacaaagtcccaagtttatAATTGCTTCTTGTCTTTCCGGACTTTCATTCGCACTCAGTTTGATAAAGAAATCAAAACCTTTCAATGTGACAACGGGCGTGAATTTGACAATGGTCCTTTTCATAAGTTTTGTGAACAAAACGGGATGCTTTTCCGCCCCCACACTTCCCCCCAAAATGGTAAGGCGGAACGGAAAATTAAATCCATCAATAATATTGTTCGTACACTTCTTGCCCATGCATCTATGCCCCCCTCCTATTGGCATCAAGCCTTGGCCATGGCAACGTACCTCCACAATATTCTCCCTTCTAAACTCTTAGCATATAGGACACCCACTCACATTCTCTATCAAAAGAATCCATCCtactctcatctccgagtctttggttgtctatgctttcctttctttcccttcacacaaattcataagttgcAGTCTAGGTCCACTCCGTGTGTCTTCCTAGGATATCCTTCCAATCATCGGGGGTACAAATGCTATGACTTAGCAAGCCGAAAAATAATCATAGCCCGGCATGTGTGGTTTGATGAAAATTCCtttccattttcacaaataaatactcCATCTCCTACCTCATATGAATTTTTGGATGATGATAATTCCCCATTAAGAATCCAATTTTTGCATGACTGGGCCACTGCTCCGCCAATGCAGCCCCCTCCCTCTCGTGCAACCCACCACCCGACCCTCCCCCCCCACCTCCTCTCCGTCATCGTCGACTGCCCAGCAGTCCACCTCCACCGCCCCAGCTGCCCGCCAGCCCCTTTAGCCCACTGCCACGGCCCCTACGGTAGTCCCCCCGCTGCCGACCCCTCCCTCTCCCACGCTGCCCCACCACGGCAGCAGCACCCTCCCTGCTAGCCCCCCACCCATCCATCACATGACTACACGTAGTcaacatgggatttttaagctgaactcgaaataccataatcaagccttAAGTGTCACCAACAATTCCATCTCACCCATTCCTCGAAATCCCGTTGGTGCACTTAATGACCCAAATTGGAAAAATGCTATGcgagatgaatataatgctcttattgatagtaaaacttgggagttggtccctcgtcctccaaatgctaatattattcggtctttatggattttttggcata
The sequence above is a segment of the Lycium barbarum isolate Lr01 chromosome 6, ASM1917538v2, whole genome shotgun sequence genome. Coding sequences within it:
- the LOC132644386 gene encoding uncharacterized protein LOC132644386, which translates into the protein MADTSKLHPATTVTNIKSCIPIVLDYEGSQYNKWATLFKLRCRANLVINHILPPASPTVPPPATAAKIIAAKDNKSARALALDAKFTNTKLVDFPNVKAYCTRLKVLADNLANVGHKVSNERLVLRLLRGLSEEYKTFRTTVQHRTPLPSFDVFRSMLELEEDSHAEDVIHDFDSNAALVSHNVTPQNFSGNG